In the genome of Cryptomeria japonica chromosome 8, Sugi_1.0, whole genome shotgun sequence, one region contains:
- the LOC131038456 gene encoding protein ALTERED XYLOGLUCAN 9, whose amino-acid sequence MVLGAVHAGVLAACIVLFVPMGMAGWHLSRNRMLFFSATLFITLAVGVHLMPYFPSLEDIVSSFTLNSPTKLPFPCLSVVNEIDWEEEDTADRNISYSGKIGPTEVNSFPQIGAIGDVLPGKLREVGDKSSPQKRTILSNSSEEIGAIVDNSSPQIGPPRDGSLGAIGAAGANSLTHVGSTVNSAAKIGPIGATYGRTWHWNYQAVSSGCRFQKLIRADALDLLNGSWIVVAGDSEARFVVLSLLELVLGSAEPVREKLFKLHSDYEFVLQERGLKVDFRWAPFAVNLTRVLGDLKRGGINPDVLVMGTGLWHMLYVTNASHYGEGLGRVKNSVMSLLPLSLTDEFGIDAGSTGHAPYMFWMGLPTLVNSMLNTEAKRLRMTREMCASYSEELERSNLLQPAGGPFVLLDMGALSEGCGPSCTDDGMHYRGIVYEAAVQIMLNALLIESRQQPAG is encoded by the coding sequence ATGGTTTTGGGTGCAGTCCATGCTGGCGTATTGGCGGCGTGCATTGTGTTGTTTGTTCCGATGGGCATGGCCGGATGGCATCTCAGCCGCAACAGAATGCTCTTCTTCAGCGCCACCCTCTTCATAACTCTTGCGGTAGGTGTACATCTTATGCCCTATTTTCCCAGTTTAGAGGACATTGTTTCTTCATTTACATTAAATTCTCCTACAAAACTCCCATTCCCCTGTCTCTCAGTAGTTAATGAGATAGACTGGGAAGAAGAAGATACAGCAGATAGGAATATTAGCTACTCGGGCAAAATAGGACCAACCGAGGTTAATTCTTTTCCACAAATTGGGGCGATTGGGGATGTATTGCCAGGGAAATTAAGGGAAGTAGGGGATAAATCTTCCCCACAAAAGCGGACAATTTTGTCGAATTCTTCAGAGGAAATTGGGGCAATTGTGGATAATTCTTCCCCGCAAATTGGGCCACCTAGGGATGGCTCTTTGGGGGCAATAGGGGCAGCTGGGGCTAATTCTTTGACACATGTGGGGTCGACTGTTAATTCTGCAGCAAAAATAGGGCCAATTGGGGCTACTTATGGGCGAACATGGCACTGGAATTACCAGGCTGTTTCATCTGGATGTCGATTTCAAAAATTGATCAGAGCTGATGCCCTGGATCTCCTTAATGGCTCGTGGATTGTTGTGGCTGGAGATTCGGAAGCTCGGTTTGTGGTTCTGTCGCTGCTGGAATTAGTGTTGGGATCTGCGGAACCCGTTAGAGAAAAACTTTTCAAACTACATAGTGATTATGAATTTGTTTTGCAGGAAAGGGGGTTGAAAGTGGATTTTAGATGGGCACCTTTTGCAGTGAATTTAACCAGAGTTTTGGGTGACCTTAAAAGAGGTGGAATTAATCCCGATGTTCTTGTGATGGGGACAGGATTGTGGCACATGCTTTATGTAACCAATGCCAGTCATTATGGTGAAGGGCTTGGGAGGGTGAAGAATTCAGTGATGTCTCTTTTGCCTCTGTCTTTGACAGATGAATTTGGCATAGATGCCGGTTCTACTGGCCATGCACCATACATGTTTTGGATGGGTCTTCCAACTCTTGTTAATTCAATGTTGAATACAGAGGCCAAAAGGCTGAGAATGACCAGGGAAATGTGTGCTTCTTATTCAGAAGAGCTTGAAAGAAGCAATCTATTGCAACCTGCAGGGGGGCCTTTTGTATTGCTTGATATGGGCGCCTTGAGTGAGGGTTGTGGGCCCAGTTGTACTGATGATGGGATGCATTACAGGGGAATTGTTTATGAAGCTGCTGTGCAGATAATGTTGAATGCTCTTCTCATTGAGTCACGACAACAACCTGCAGGTTAA